The DNA window AAAACAACTTTAAAAAAATGAAAAAAGTAGTTGCAGGACAAAATGAAGAAGTCACAGAATATCTGGCGATGGTTTATGGCAGTATCGTTACTGGGGGTATACATAAAGCCTCTTCCATTTGTGTTGCTGAAACAGCACAGTTGATTGAAAATATTCAACAAGATGTTAATATAGCATTGATCAACGAATTGGCGAAGATCTGCGAGCAGTTGGGCATCGATACACAGGAAGTGCTAGAAACGGCAGGAAGTAAACGCGGTTTTTTAAAAACAATGCCAAATTTAGTTGGTGGACAGGGAATCGGACTAGCTTCACATTATTTAGCGGACAAAGCAAGAAGTTTGGGGCAGCGTTCGGAAGTGATTGTGTCAGGACGTAAAATTAATGACGGAATGGGTCGTTTTATTGCGCAGTCGTTAATCAAAAAAATGAATCAGGAGAATACTAATGTCGCAACCAGTCGTGTGACGATCTTGGGACTTTCTTTTCAAGAAGAAGTTCCCGATTTACGCAATTCTAAAGTAGTCGATATCGTCAAGGAACTAAAAGAACACGGCATCGATGTGCAATTAGCAGATCCTTATGCTTCCGCTGAAGACACCACTCTCTACTACGAGTCTCATCTTTCACCTCACCACCAACTAAAACCAGCGCATGCAGTTATTTTGGCTGTTCCGCACAAGCCTTATAGAGAAAGTGGTTGGCAGCAGTTTGACAGTTTATTGATTGAGCAACAAGGAATAGTCTTTGATCTAAAAGGGGCGCTTGATGCAAAGAAAAAACCTGAAAAGATTCAGTTATGGCGACTATAGTTATAAAAAAAGGATGAATGTCAGTTCACCGAATTGCACTAGTTGACCTATTTGCTTCTTGCAAATGGGTCTTTTTTTGTCAATGAAAAACAAGGGATTTACGCACTTACAGTTTTTTCGAGTGACTTGACGGGTATGGAACAGTATAGAACTGGAGGAGGGCGAAGTTATGGAAATTATTCCGAAAAGAGATTTGTTGAAAGATCGTTACGGAAATTTTTATAGGGTGTCTTATGCTTCTAAAAAATCGTTAACAATCGTCAATGCAGCTATGTATCATGCTTTCAACCAAACACTCGATGAAGAGCTGGTAGCTAAAGTAAAGGCAAAATATCCGAATGATGTCGCCTGCGGAAAATATTTCGCCGATTTGGTTCATGAACAAGTAGAACAGATGAGTACGGCTGAACACGCTGGCACTATTTACGACATTGAAGACGTAAAAAAAGAATACGATTTGCACATGAAACCGCTATACGATGATTCGTTTCACTTGTAACAGTTTTATAAGTTTGTACCAATGAGAATTGCCAAGTTAGCACAAAAGGATTCATGCTAGTTTCAGTTTTAGAAAATCGTAAAACGGAGCAAATGAAAGAGTAAAATTCCTGCTGTTGCCTGCAGGAATTTTTACTGCGAATAAACACAAGGATGCTAGAAAAGCAGTTATAGTGTAAGCTAGAGTTCGATATTAGTGGAAAAGGGTTGAAAAGAATGAAGTCTACAATCAATGCAAAAGATGTTGCAAAGCTTGCAGGTGTCTCGCAATCGTCTGTTTCTAGAGTCTATTTTGAAGGTGCAAAAGTTTCTAAAAAAACACGTCAAAAAGTATTGGCTGCAGCAGAAGAACTGGGCTATCGGCCAAATGAGTTTGCCAGAAGTTTAATCACCAACCGAACAAAAATTATAGGCTTAGTGATGAAAGGCGTACAAAATCCTTTTTATCCTCAAGTCTTAACACAGTTTACAGCTTCATTTAAAAAATTCGGCTATAGCATTCTATTCGTCCATACGAATAGCGATGAAATTCAAACTGAAGATATTGAGACCTTATTGAATTACAATGTTGCTGGAGTGGTTATCACAGATGCAACGATGTCGCTAAATGTTGCAGAAAGCTTCAGAGCAAATCAGATTCCGTTGGTGTTTTTTAACCGGAAATTGAGCCGTTCTAATTTCTATTCGGTCTGCTGCAATAACTTGAGTGCAGGTCGTGCAATAGCAGAATATCTGATCGCTAAAGGCTCGAAAGATATGGCTTACATTTCGGGCAATGAAAATACATCGACTAGTCAAGAACGTGAAGAAGGATTTAGCGAAGTAGTGACTCAACACAATTTGAATTTCAAAAAGTATTCATCAGATTATACATATGAAGGTGGCTATAAGACAACCCTTGCAATCATGGAAGAAGAGGCACTGCCGTCCGCTTTTTTTGTAGCGAATGATATTATGGCGCTAGGAGTTATGGATGCTTTACGGAAAAAAGAAATTCAAGTTCCAGCACAAGTTAAAGTGATTGGCTTTGATAACATTGGCATGTCTTCTTGGCCTGCTTATGAACTGACAACTTGGGAACAACCGATTGAAAAAATGGTAGAAGAAACGGTGACTTATTTATTAGCTGAAATGATTGACTACACAGGCACAGCAGAGGCTGTAGAAGTGGATGGGGTATTTGTTGAACGGAAAACGACATAATAAGTGTTGACATTTACCGAAAATGCGCATATTCTCTAAATAGTTTCATTTTTGCATACGTATTCAAAAATAAAGGTTTGGAGGAATTATGATGATGAAAGTATTGAAAGCAGGAAAATCCCAAGAAGAAGTAAGCGCTAACGATTCGAAAGTTTCACAAATAGTGGCGGAGGCATTATTAGCCATTGAAGAAAATGGCGATCAAGCAGTGCGTGAACTATCAGGTAAATTTGATAATTGGCAGCCAGAATCTTTTCGCTTGTCTCAGGCTGAAATAAATGAAATCGTTTCCACTGTTCCTGATCATGTTATCGAAGACATTAAGTTTGCCCAAAAAAATATTCGCGACTTTGCAGAAGCACAGCTGGCTTCTATGAATGACGTTGAAGTAGAAAATATACCAGGAGTTATTCTTGGACATAAAAACATTCCAGTGAACAGTGTAGGCTGCTATATTCCAGGTGGACGTTATCCGATGGTTGCTTCCGCTCATATGAGTGTGTTAACAGCAAAAGTTGCAGGTGTTAAACGTGTAATCGCTTGCACACCGCCAATCAATGGAGAAATTCCAAACGCGACAATTGCCGCAATGTCACTTGCTGGGGCAGATGAAATCTATTTACTTGGTGGAATTCAAGCGATGGCAGCGATGGCGATCGGAACGGAAACAATTAAATCAGTTGATATGATCGTCGGGCCGGGAAATGCCTTTGTAGCGGAAGCGAAGCGTCAATTGTACGGACGTGTTGGAATCGACTTATTTGCTGGACCGACTGAAACGCTAGTGGTAGCAGATCATACAGCGGATGCCGAAATGGTGGCGACAGATCTTCTAGGTCAAGGAGAGCACGGCCCCACTTCACCAGGAGCATTGATTACAACTTCAGAAGAACTAGCAAATGAAA is part of the Planococcus kocurii genome and encodes:
- a CDS encoding nucleotide sugar dehydrogenase encodes the protein MLQNLKIAVVGLGYVGLPVAIAFNHKYPVTGYDTNTARIQALMLGLDKTNEVSREEFEKATIVFTATPSDLKDAGFIIIAVPSAMDEDHLPDLSALKKASKCVAEHMKKGAVIVYESIVAPGVTEDLCIPLLEKYSGYESGKEFFVGYSPARIFPGDKKNNFKKMKKVVAGQNEEVTEYLAMVYGSIVTGGIHKASSICVAETAQLIENIQQDVNIALINELAKICEQLGIDTQEVLETAGSKRGFLKTMPNLVGGQGIGLASHYLADKARSLGQRSEVIVSGRKINDGMGRFIAQSLIKKMNQENTNVATSRVTILGLSFQEEVPDLRNSKVVDIVKELKEHGIDVQLADPYASAEDTTLYYESHLSPHHQLKPAHAVILAVPHKPYRESGWQQFDSLLIEQQGIVFDLKGALDAKKKPEKIQLWRL
- a CDS encoding LacI family DNA-binding transcriptional regulator, translated to MKSTINAKDVAKLAGVSQSSVSRVYFEGAKVSKKTRQKVLAAAEELGYRPNEFARSLITNRTKIIGLVMKGVQNPFYPQVLTQFTASFKKFGYSILFVHTNSDEIQTEDIETLLNYNVAGVVITDATMSLNVAESFRANQIPLVFFNRKLSRSNFYSVCCNNLSAGRAIAEYLIAKGSKDMAYISGNENTSTSQEREEGFSEVVTQHNLNFKKYSSDYTYEGGYKTTLAIMEEEALPSAFFVANDIMALGVMDALRKKEIQVPAQVKVIGFDNIGMSSWPAYELTTWEQPIEKMVEETVTYLLAEMIDYTGTAEAVEVDGVFVERKTT
- the hisD gene encoding histidinol dehydrogenase: MMKVLKAGKSQEEVSANDSKVSQIVAEALLAIEENGDQAVRELSGKFDNWQPESFRLSQAEINEIVSTVPDHVIEDIKFAQKNIRDFAEAQLASMNDVEVENIPGVILGHKNIPVNSVGCYIPGGRYPMVASAHMSVLTAKVAGVKRVIACTPPINGEIPNATIAAMSLAGADEIYLLGGIQAMAAMAIGTETIKSVDMIVGPGNAFVAEAKRQLYGRVGIDLFAGPTETLVVADHTADAEMVATDLLGQGEHGPTSPGALITTSEELANETIKEIERQLETLVTADVARVSWEDYGQILLVDSIEEARIEADRLAFEHVEILTENPDYFLENMTNYGCLFLGPETNVAYGDKVIGTNHTLPTKGAARYTGGLWVGKFIKTVTYQKVTPEASAYIGEYAARLCQLENFAGHAEQALLRVRRYGSK